From the Conger conger chromosome 13, fConCon1.1, whole genome shotgun sequence genome, the window tataaGGTATAATCGTAGAGGCATTTGAAACTAGGTTAtagattgttattgttattttgcttaCCTCCTCATCTGTTCTGACATAGTCCACCCCATCTCCTCTTTCTGGTGATCtaaaactaagaaataaataatgtcataatgttAAAACGTAACGTAACACGTAACAATGTATAAAGTAACGTCATGTCATACTAATGCAATAGCATAATGCACAACAATGGTAAAAAAGTACATCTGGAACACCAATCAATACAGCATTTGTTATAGAGCACTCAGAAATATTGTCACATAGTCCGTCATTCAACCCATAACCATCCCCACAAATTTTAACGTCCTACAGGAACGCAAGCTAAAAGAAGTGTTGAATTTCCATTGTGTCTCACCGCAGATCTTCAAGAGCAGATCACATCTACTTCATTTACACACTGGCCTAAAGCAGTTCATTTGAAAGTCTAAAATGACACTGTGGTAATcagaatatatatatgttaatggttaactaattatatgtttatcctatggtttgataatgtataaatattaatttaactcATACATTAGTTAGGagttaacaaatacaataactaatcaaaaattgttttcatgcttaattaatgtatttcaaTACATCAATTCATTCATGTAgctttattgtaaagtgtgactgaCATTGTGAATCAGCTAAAAGGCCGGTTAGCACACTGCTACTCACTCGCTCCCTGTCTCCTTCTTGCTCGGGAAGTAGCCCCGCTTATAGGCACAGCAGACCCCCACGATAATGCACAGGAGCACGAACACCACCGCCAGCGCTCCCCCAATGATGGCCACCAGGTTTAAGTCATCTGGAGGAGCGGGAGGGAACAGCCAGCGTTACGGGTGAAACCCATGATCCTCTGGGGCAGAGGCCCTTGGCCTCCGCTCAACACAGTCAGCAAGTTCTTGAGGCCTGAAGGACTGAACAGTCTGTTCTTGTCTTCAAACAATCTTAAGTTGCGCAAGTGTAACTTCAGCAGTGCGTCATTCTGTTTCTGACCTTTTTTGGGGACATTTCCATGTATATAGAAGACATGCCATCTTTAGGAGCAACAAGAAATATGGAGGCAGTGCTGCGATTGGATTGGCTCTCGGCAGCGATAGTCCACCGTGATTGGTTGTGGGGAGGGACTTACAGACTTCCATCCTCTGGGGGCCACAGTCTGAGTGCCCAGCGTCGTTCTTGGCCCGGCAGTAGTACTCCCCCTCGTCCTCCTTCCGCACGGCACTGAACGTCTGCACAGGGAGAAGCAGTCAGCACAGTCAAACCTCACTCCTTCAGCACAGTCAAACCCCACTCCTTCAGCACAGTCAAACCTCACTCCTTCAGCACAGTCAAACCTCACTCCTTCAGCACAGTCAAACCCCACTCCATACAGCACAGTCAAACCCCACTCCATACTGCACAGTCAAACCTCACTCCTTCAGCACAGTCAAACCTCACTCCTTCAGCAGTCAAACCCCACTCCATACAGCACAGTCAAACCCCACTCCATACAGCACAGTCAAACCTCACTCCTTCAGCACAGTCAAACCTCACTCCTTCAGCACAGTCAAACCTCACTCCTTCAGCACAGTCAAACCTCACTCCTTCAGCACAGTCAAACCTCACTCCTTCAGCACAGTCAAACCTCACTCCTTCAGCACAGTCAAACCTCACTCCTTCAGCACAGTCAAACCCCACTCCATACAGCACAGTCAAACCTCACTCCTTCAGCACAGTCAAACCTCACTCCTTCAGCACAGTCAAACCTCACTCCTTCAGCACAGTCAAACCCCACTCCATACAGCACAGTCAAACCTCACTCCTTCAGCACAGTCAAACCTCACTCCTTCAGCACAGTCAAAACCCACTCCTTCAGCACAGTCGAACCCCACTCCATACAGCACAGTCAAACCTCACTCCTTCAGCACAGTCATACCTCACCCCTTCAGCACAGTCAAACCCCACTCCTTCAGCAGTCAAACCCCACTCCATACAACACAGTCAAACCCCACTCCATACAACACAGTCAAACCCCACTCCATACAACACAGTCAAACCCCACCCCGTCAGCACAGTTAAACCTCACCCCGTCAGCACAGTTAAACCTCACCCCGTCAGCAGAGTTAAACTTCACCCCGTCAGCACAGTTAAACCTCACCCCGTCAGCACAGTCAAACCTCACTCCATCAGCACAGTCAAACCTCACTCCATCAGCACAGTCAAACCTCACTCTGTACAGCACAAACAACCCCGTCAGCACAGGTGGAGATTCCTGTCATGTTTGTGAAGtcatttgtgaatgtgtgttcaaGCTGGGCTGGGTTTTCATGTTGCATTAATAATGTCTAATGTACTCAAcattcagaaacagaaacacggTGTCGCCACGGCCAGGAATTAAACCAACCACAGTGTGTTTTCAATCGGATAATTTTGACTTAAAAGGTTGTGGACAAGTGGAATGTGGCAGGCCAGATTCCAAGCTTTTTTTGGGACTGTCAGCGACAGTGACAGGAATGATATCGAGCAGGGCAGTGATGTCTGGAATGTGGAAACAGAGAAAGCAGattccacacaccccccacccccgcccacgTAGACTGTTCCTCCCAGAAtgcctcctcccccaccctcaccaGAGTCCCCGTGTGGGGGTCCAGAGTGTACGACGAGTTGAGGAATTTGGGGTTGTTCTTGGGGTCCTCCGGCACTTCCTCCTCGTTGCGGAACCACAGGTACTGTGGCCCGGGgaacccctcctcctccacgcaGCTCAGCTCCGCTGTTTTTCCCACTGGCACGGACACGGGAATGCTGCATCTGGGCACCACTGGCTTCACTGCACCACCCCACATACAGGAGCACGTTACAGACCAaaccaccacacacagccatctaCACCCACACCGGGCTTTCTGATAAAAtagtgtagcctagtggctaaggtacatgactgggacccgcaaggtcggtggtttgatccctggtgtagctatGATAAgatcatgcaccttaaccacgacgctacaggtcTCCCCAACTATGATACAGAAAACTAAATACAGAAAACATTCTATCTTGGGACCCTTGGAACTCCTTGACTGACTTCCTGAAGGACTACGTACCCCAGTTGGGGAACCTCTGTCTCAAGACATTTTTTACTATTTAGAGGGTATTCTCTCATGGTTATGACTCTGTATCCAGAGTGTTAAGGTGAAATGTGTAGCCAGTGACTTCCGACTTCACAGGTGTACATGGTGATTAAGCTGAATTTGCGGTTGGCTTTCTGCAACAGCTAATACAGAACGTGTGAGAGGACACTAGCTCGGTGACGTACGAGTGTAAGGGTGTAAAAGTAGTGAGAGAAGTAGCCTACCTCTTACGACGAGGCCGATTAAAATCTCGTCAAAGGATTTCTGGTCGTGGGCGGCCGTGACCTCGCAGCGATACTGGGCGGTGTCTGAGCGCGTTGCGTTGGTGATGACCAGAGTCGCTGGCTCGATTATCTTCGCCCGGTTCTCCAGATCCCCTGAAGGAAACAGGATCCAATCACGCCACGTCCTCTCCAAAACTCAGCGCAGCACGGTCTACCGTTTGTCTTTCACTATACTTACCGATAATGTTTTTCTCAAAGTAAACATAACTTGGTTCCCCGTCCTTTATCTTCTTCCACTCAATTCTGGGATTGTTTGTTGAGATGGACTCTATCAAACAGGACAGTTCAACAGCTGGggagaaaggaggaggaggaagtcaGATCAGTGGTGCGAGGATATAGGTCTAGGTCAGCCAGACCAATGGCAAAACTATGGCCAAGCTAATTTCAGACATTCGCTTTTATTAGCGAGGTAGCTAAAGTAGCTTGACGTGGTAGCCGCAGATAGTACTTACATTCGAATTCATTCGCCCATGGAGACTTCTCTAGACTTTTTAGAATGACTGCAAATGTCGTTATGTAGCCTggaacacacaaagaaatagCGTGAGCAGGAAGCCAGCATATAGCATCATCAATGCAACATAAAGTAAGTACAGGCTATTTACACACGTTACCCAAGAACACGTGACTCAACATGTAGGAGTAAAGGACAATCATGGCAAGCGGTAAGTGGCAATAGAGCTGTATAACTGTATAGAGTGAGTCTCGGGTCAGGTAGGCTACTCTGCTGTGTTTCATGTACTGTGGATGGGTGTTTGTGATGACTTCTGTGGGATTAACTTGATGTGTTTgttattctttgttttaatatttgttcCAATCAATCTGCCATGGGACAACAGATGAAAATTAACCTGGTGGCTAAATCTGGCATGtttacatttgattttaaatgttCATTAATATGCACTGTccctgttttaaaataaaaaataaaataaaaataataataagtgctGGCAATACTACTGCATAAACAAGCCAGAGTAGCTGCACTCAGTTTTTCTACTGATCATTATTATGGATTTGCTTAGCATGCAGCTGACATTGTATAATTTCTGAACGCAAtatccatttttaaataaagaattaaCGTATTCAGGTTAACTGCATCGTTGCTCTAGGACTGAACAGCAGTGTTCTCCCTGTACCTGAACTGAACCTGCCACCTTTTGGGTGAGAGGGTCATCTCTCAAGCCATCAAAAACCCCAGTAA encodes:
- the jam3a gene encoding junctional adhesion molecule 3B: MAIVGLHVIFILISTQCYITTFAVILKSLEKSPWANEFESVELSCLIESISTNNPRIEWKKIKDGEPSYVYFEKNIIGDLENRAKIIEPATLVITNATRSDTAQYRCEVTAAHDQKSFDEILIGLVVRVKPVVPRCSIPVSVPVGKTAELSCVEEEGFPGPQYLWFRNEEEVPEDPKNNPKFLNSSYTLDPHTGTLTFSAVRKEDEGEYYCRAKNDAGHSDCGPQRMEVYDLNLVAIIGGALAVVFVLLCIIVGVCCAYKRGYFPSKKETGSDFRSPERGDGVDYVRTDEEGDFRHKSSFVI